From Streptomyces sp. TLI_105, the proteins below share one genomic window:
- a CDS encoding FMN reductase: MKLTVVSAGLSTPSSTRLLADRLAESTRDGLTARGHEASTEVVELRELAGDIANHLVTGFPPPRLSAAIDAVTAADGLIVVTPVFAASYSGLFKSFFDVIDPDALTGKPVLTAATGGTARHSLVLEHAVRPLFAYLRAVVVPTAVFAASEDWGSGGDEYTDGLPGRVRRAGAELAALMAARPVGEEPEDDVTVLERQLADLRFD; this comes from the coding sequence GTGAAGCTGACCGTCGTCTCCGCAGGCCTCAGCACCCCCTCCTCCACCCGCCTGCTCGCGGACCGGCTGGCCGAGTCCACCCGCGACGGACTCACCGCCCGGGGCCACGAGGCGTCCACCGAGGTCGTGGAGCTGCGCGAACTGGCCGGCGACATCGCCAACCACCTCGTGACCGGATTTCCCCCTCCGCGACTGAGCGCCGCGATCGACGCGGTGACCGCGGCCGACGGCCTGATCGTCGTGACTCCCGTGTTCGCGGCGTCCTACAGCGGTCTCTTCAAGTCCTTCTTCGACGTGATCGACCCGGACGCCCTCACCGGGAAGCCGGTCCTGACCGCCGCGACGGGCGGAACCGCCCGCCACTCCCTGGTCCTGGAGCACGCCGTGCGCCCGCTCTTCGCCTACCTCCGCGCCGTCGTCGTCCCCACCGCCGTGTTCGCGGCCTCCGAGGACTGGGGCTCGGGTGGGGACGAGTACACCGACGGCCTGCCCGGCCGCGTCCGCCGCGCGGGCGCCGAGCTCGCCGCGCTCATGGCGGCGCGCCCGGTCGGGGAGGAGCCCGAGGACGACGTCACCGTCCTCGAACGGCAACTCGCCGACCTGCGCTTCGACTGA
- a CDS encoding LLM class flavin-dependent oxidoreductase encodes MQFGIFTVGDVTPDPTTGRTPTEHERIKAMVAIALKAEEVGLDVFATGEHHNPPFVPSSPTTMLGYVAARTEKLILSTSTTLITTNDPVKIAEDYAVLQHLADGRVDLMLGRGNTGPVYPWFGQDIRQGVNLAKENYALLRRLWREDVVDWEGTFRTPLQAFTSTPRPLDGVPPFVWHGSIRSPEIAEQAAFYGDGFFHNNIFWPADHTRRMVQLYRRRFAHHGHGRPEDAIVGLGGQVFMRKNSQDAVREFRPYFDNAPVYGHGPSLEDFTEQTPLTVGSPQQVIDRTLSFRETVGDYQRQLFLMDHAGLPLKTVLEQLDILGEEVVPVLRREFTEGRSADVPEAPTHASLRAAREVSAA; translated from the coding sequence ATGCAGTTCGGCATCTTCACCGTCGGGGACGTGACCCCCGACCCCACCACCGGCCGCACCCCGACCGAGCACGAGCGCATCAAGGCGATGGTCGCCATCGCGCTCAAGGCCGAGGAGGTCGGCCTGGACGTCTTCGCGACCGGCGAGCACCACAACCCGCCGTTCGTACCGTCGTCGCCGACCACCATGCTCGGCTACGTCGCGGCCCGCACCGAGAAGCTGATCCTGTCCACGTCCACGACGCTGATCACCACCAACGACCCGGTGAAGATCGCCGAGGACTACGCGGTGCTCCAGCACCTGGCCGACGGCCGGGTCGACCTCATGCTGGGCCGCGGCAACACCGGCCCCGTCTACCCGTGGTTCGGACAGGACATCCGCCAGGGCGTCAACCTCGCCAAGGAGAACTACGCGCTGCTGCGCCGGCTGTGGCGCGAGGACGTCGTGGACTGGGAGGGCACGTTCCGTACGCCGCTCCAGGCCTTCACCTCGACACCGCGGCCCCTGGACGGCGTCCCGCCCTTCGTCTGGCACGGATCCATCAGGTCCCCCGAGATCGCGGAGCAGGCCGCGTTCTACGGCGACGGCTTCTTCCACAACAACATCTTCTGGCCGGCCGACCACACCCGGCGCATGGTGCAGCTGTACCGGCGCCGGTTCGCGCACCACGGCCACGGCCGGCCGGAGGACGCGATCGTCGGCCTGGGCGGACAGGTCTTCATGCGCAAGAACTCCCAGGACGCCGTACGGGAGTTCCGGCCCTACTTCGACAACGCACCGGTGTACGGCCACGGCCCGTCGCTGGAGGACTTCACCGAGCAGACCCCGCTGACGGTGGGCTCTCCCCAGCAGGTCATCGATCGGACCCTGTCGTTCCGGGAGACCGTCGGCGACTACCAGCGCCAGCTGTTCCTCATGGACCACGCGGGCCTGCCCCTGAAGACCGTCCTGGAACAGCTCGACATCCTCGGCGAAGAGGTCGTGCCCGTACTGCGGCGGGAATTCACCGAGGGACGTTCGGCCGACGTGCCGGAGGCCCCCACGCACGCGTCCCTCCGAGCCGCCCGGGAGGTGTCCGCCGCGTGA
- a CDS encoding carbohydrate ABC transporter permease: MNGVRERLASRAFTSVAVVIAVLWTTPTLGLLLSSFRPEEEIKTTGWWTVFGTPHLTLDNYGEVLSGGGNGSGRLAEHFVNSVVITVPSVLFPLVLAFFAAYALAWIDFRGRDALVVGIFALQVVPLQMALVPLLKLFSQGWLFLPAWHLTGPARFGQVWFAHTVFALPFAVFLLHNFLAGLPRDLMEAARVDGASHGILLLRVVLPLARPALVSFAVIQFVWVWNDLLVALTLSGGTAETAPMTVRLASLAGTYGNEWQRLTAGAFVAALVPLLVFFSLRRHFARGLLAGSVKG; the protein is encoded by the coding sequence GTGAACGGCGTCCGGGAGCGGCTGGCCTCCCGCGCCTTCACGTCGGTCGCCGTGGTGATCGCGGTCCTCTGGACGACACCGACCCTCGGTCTCCTGCTCTCCTCGTTCCGTCCCGAGGAGGAGATCAAGACGACGGGCTGGTGGACCGTGTTCGGTACGCCGCACCTCACGCTCGACAACTACGGCGAGGTGCTGTCCGGCGGCGGGAACGGATCGGGGCGGCTCGCGGAGCACTTCGTCAACTCCGTCGTCATCACCGTTCCCTCGGTGCTGTTCCCGCTCGTCCTGGCCTTCTTCGCGGCGTACGCCCTGGCCTGGATCGACTTCAGGGGGCGCGACGCGCTCGTCGTCGGCATCTTCGCGCTCCAGGTCGTGCCGCTCCAGATGGCGCTCGTCCCTCTCCTGAAGCTCTTCTCCCAGGGCTGGTTGTTCCTGCCCGCGTGGCACCTCACCGGTCCCGCGCGGTTCGGCCAGGTCTGGTTCGCCCACACGGTCTTCGCGCTGCCGTTCGCGGTGTTCCTGCTGCACAACTTCCTGGCAGGGCTGCCCCGGGACCTGATGGAGGCCGCCCGCGTCGACGGCGCGTCGCACGGGATCCTGCTGCTCCGGGTCGTGCTGCCGCTGGCCCGCCCGGCCCTGGTCAGCTTCGCCGTCATCCAGTTCGTCTGGGTGTGGAACGACCTCCTCGTGGCCCTGACGCTGTCCGGCGGAACGGCCGAGACCGCGCCGATGACGGTCAGACTGGCGAGCCTGGCCGGGACCTACGGCAACGAGTGGCAGCGGCTCACCGCCGGAGCCTTCGTGGCGGCGCTCGTCCCGCTGCTCGTCTTCTTCTCCCTCCGGCGGCACTTCGCACGGGGACTGCTCGCCGGATCGGTCAAGGGATGA
- a CDS encoding CdaR family transcriptional regulator: MTARLQRARPGSPELQALVDELAERLGRSVAVDDPLVRMVCTSRHFGDEDPVRIGTLLQGRADNAAIRYVLAQGVTRWSRPGFIDGRDDLGLLPRYVVPLREHGHLLGLLVVVVPEKKLEKEETAAIALAADAMSAQMYGEHIAADTRKTDERDLALALVGADVAARTTARRHGKELGLLGAAEHVLVTVVQLNCGTELVRQSEAALWAALEGFRQTRSAQGLIAIGKERAMLLQLRDRPPGPDEVAAQSARILGELRTFLDPSADPVIGVGGRHPGLDDAWTSYEQALVAARAARRLPTLKSIGDWELLGELAVLLQLPEHALNASLVPKPLRTLSEAHGGDRLRDTLRCFLEHAGSIPRTADTLGIHRTSLYYRLRQIQESTGLDLDDGAHRLTLHLGLRIEELLAPGADGAP; the protein is encoded by the coding sequence ATGACCGCAAGGCTCCAGCGAGCCCGCCCCGGCAGCCCCGAGCTCCAGGCACTCGTCGACGAGCTCGCGGAGCGGCTCGGCCGGTCCGTCGCCGTCGACGACCCGCTGGTCCGCATGGTCTGCACGAGCCGCCACTTCGGCGACGAGGACCCGGTGCGCATCGGCACCCTGCTGCAGGGCCGCGCCGACAACGCCGCCATCCGCTACGTCCTCGCCCAGGGCGTGACCCGGTGGTCCAGACCCGGGTTCATCGACGGCCGTGACGATCTCGGACTGCTGCCCCGCTACGTCGTGCCGCTGCGCGAGCACGGGCACCTCCTCGGACTGCTCGTGGTGGTCGTGCCGGAGAAGAAGCTGGAGAAGGAGGAGACCGCCGCCATCGCCCTGGCAGCGGACGCCATGTCGGCCCAGATGTACGGAGAACACATCGCCGCCGACACCCGGAAGACCGACGAACGGGACCTGGCCCTCGCACTCGTCGGCGCCGACGTCGCCGCACGCACCACCGCGCGTCGCCACGGCAAGGAGCTCGGGCTGCTCGGGGCGGCGGAACACGTCCTGGTCACCGTCGTCCAGCTGAACTGCGGGACGGAACTCGTCCGGCAGTCCGAGGCGGCCCTGTGGGCGGCGCTGGAGGGTTTCCGGCAGACGCGCTCCGCCCAGGGCCTCATCGCGATCGGCAAGGAGCGGGCGATGCTGCTCCAGCTCCGTGACCGGCCGCCCGGCCCGGACGAGGTCGCCGCCCAGTCCGCCCGCATCCTCGGCGAACTCCGCACCTTCCTGGACCCGTCGGCGGACCCCGTGATCGGCGTCGGCGGCCGGCACCCCGGCCTGGACGACGCCTGGACGTCGTACGAGCAGGCGCTCGTGGCGGCACGCGCGGCACGCCGACTGCCCACCCTGAAGAGCATCGGTGACTGGGAGCTGCTCGGGGAACTCGCCGTGCTGCTCCAGCTCCCCGAGCACGCCCTGAACGCCTCCCTGGTCCCGAAGCCGCTCCGCACCCTGAGCGAGGCTCATGGCGGAGACCGCCTGCGGGACACCCTGCGCTGCTTCCTCGAACACGCGGGATCGATTCCCAGGACCGCGGACACGCTGGGAATCCACCGCACTTCGCTCTACTACCGCCTGCGTCAGATCCAGGAGTCGACCGGACTCGACCTCGACGACGGCGCCCACCGGCTCACCCTGCACCTCGGCCTCAGGATCGAGGAACTCCTCGCTCCGGGCGCGGACGGGGCCCCGTGA
- a CDS encoding helix-turn-helix transcriptional regulator — MSVNRVTTRTVPEELHSVRTPLRGRDAELAFIEERLDALGRGEGGIVRVEGPAGIGRSRILAEAAAAARGRGTRVFEGAADPDEQFVPFGPLLEGVLSGEEPLSGAQRLRDLATTPGQRFWLLQELGDRLREAARNGPLLVVLDDLQWCDDLTLLTFHTLAAGLSPHPILWLVAVRAGSVPSGVRTTLDRIRQAGARELVLGALGDRAVARITEDVLGAPPDPDVLRLVHRAEGVPQLLVELLGSLREEAVTIENGTAGLSAGPPAPRGLPSVARRLGQLSDEARELVQTAAAVGGTVTVALLAELLGRSSAALITAVRESLDADLLAESGDHLAFRHDLIREAVEAGLPLPLRQALSRQAAGLPPGRAPADAAEAERAAPGDAAEADRLRTEAAELAATAPGPAAERSLKALELTTADAPERPRIIAETIPLLWQTGRAARARELGAAALAAGGLGPEDEALIRLALTRLAVQFDFSEAVRQARAGAELPGISVTARGRLLAMLAVGLSMSGEHAAAEQVAAEAWETAATAGDRTAEATLTTVRSAVSFHRMDLTEAFRQAERSAALADALGVSTSLWVPEALWHALLSNTTGRTAEALAVAEEGIRITREQGRTAATRMWLMTRTRILLETGRLSDARADAEAASPATDDPGPGNLADVTLRYVMLRVALHTDDRQTAEAYAAEARRMRSDGAPVVRHFGTWMLALMADFEGRPDRAMAELDAVMTSPAADRPAYAGLIDPADAPVLVRMALRAGRHERAAQAVAMAEKRAVLNPDLPFLAATAAHARGLLDNDLAPLVRAVRLYEDCPRVLARASALEDAGRKLAATRRSEAVPYFETALALYARAGAERDVARVRRRLRTAGVRRRPSAAGLSDAWPELTAAELRVVRLVARGLTNQQAAEHLSLSPHTVSSHLRRAFTKLDVTSRTELTRLVRHRDDGE, encoded by the coding sequence ATGAGCGTGAACCGAGTGACGACAAGGACCGTGCCCGAGGAGCTCCACAGCGTACGGACACCCCTCCGGGGCAGGGACGCCGAACTGGCGTTCATCGAGGAGCGGCTCGACGCGCTCGGCCGGGGCGAAGGCGGGATCGTCCGCGTCGAGGGTCCCGCCGGAATCGGCAGGTCCAGGATCCTCGCCGAGGCCGCGGCGGCCGCGAGGGGGCGCGGGACGCGGGTGTTCGAGGGGGCGGCGGACCCCGACGAACAGTTCGTACCGTTCGGCCCGCTCCTCGAAGGCGTACTCTCCGGCGAGGAACCGCTGTCGGGCGCCCAACGCCTCCGGGACCTCGCCACCACACCCGGCCAGCGGTTCTGGCTGCTTCAGGAGCTGGGGGACCGCCTGCGGGAGGCAGCTCGGAACGGGCCCCTGCTCGTCGTCCTCGACGACCTCCAGTGGTGCGACGACCTGACCCTTCTCACGTTCCACACCCTCGCGGCGGGACTCTCGCCGCACCCGATCCTGTGGCTGGTCGCCGTGCGCGCCGGCAGCGTGCCGTCCGGGGTGCGCACGACCCTGGACAGGATCCGTCAGGCGGGCGCACGCGAGCTGGTCCTCGGAGCACTGGGGGACCGGGCGGTCGCGCGGATCACCGAGGACGTCCTGGGCGCCCCTCCCGACCCGGACGTCCTCCGTCTCGTCCACCGTGCCGAGGGGGTCCCCCAGCTGCTGGTCGAGCTGCTCGGCTCGCTGCGGGAGGAGGCGGTGACGATCGAGAACGGCACGGCCGGGCTGTCGGCAGGACCCCCCGCCCCACGAGGACTCCCCTCTGTCGCGCGCCGCCTCGGCCAGTTGTCCGACGAGGCGCGGGAGCTGGTGCAGACGGCGGCCGCCGTGGGCGGCACGGTCACCGTCGCGCTGCTTGCCGAACTGCTCGGCAGGTCCTCGGCGGCGCTCATCACAGCCGTGCGGGAATCCCTCGACGCCGATCTGCTCGCCGAGAGCGGCGATCACCTCGCCTTCCGCCACGACCTGATCCGCGAGGCGGTGGAGGCCGGCCTCCCCCTGCCCCTGCGTCAGGCCCTGAGCCGTCAGGCCGCCGGGCTGCCGCCGGGGAGAGCACCGGCTGATGCCGCGGAGGCGGAGAGGGCGGCGCCGGGGGACGCCGCGGAGGCCGACCGGCTGCGTACCGAAGCGGCGGAACTCGCGGCCACCGCCCCCGGGCCCGCAGCGGAGCGCAGCCTCAAGGCCCTGGAACTCACCACGGCGGACGCTCCGGAGCGGCCGCGGATCATCGCCGAGACGATCCCGCTGCTCTGGCAGACGGGCCGGGCCGCCCGGGCGCGTGAGCTGGGAGCCGCCGCCCTGGCGGCCGGCGGCCTCGGACCCGAGGACGAGGCGCTCATACGCCTCGCCCTGACACGCCTCGCCGTACAGTTCGACTTCTCCGAGGCCGTTCGGCAGGCCCGCGCCGGGGCGGAACTGCCCGGGATCTCCGTGACCGCGAGGGGACGGCTGCTCGCCATGCTCGCCGTCGGCCTGTCGATGTCGGGCGAGCACGCGGCGGCCGAGCAGGTCGCCGCGGAGGCGTGGGAGACCGCGGCCACAGCGGGGGACCGCACCGCCGAGGCCACGCTGACGACGGTCCGCTCGGCGGTGAGCTTCCACCGCATGGACCTGACCGAGGCGTTCCGGCAGGCCGAGCGGTCCGCCGCGCTGGCCGACGCCCTGGGCGTCAGCACCTCGCTGTGGGTGCCGGAGGCCTTGTGGCACGCCCTCCTGTCGAACACCACCGGACGCACCGCGGAGGCGCTCGCCGTCGCGGAGGAGGGCATCCGGATCACCAGGGAGCAGGGCCGGACGGCCGCCACCCGCATGTGGCTCATGACCCGCACCCGCATCCTCCTGGAGACCGGACGGCTGTCGGACGCCCGGGCCGACGCCGAAGCCGCGTCCCCGGCGACCGACGATCCCGGCCCGGGCAACCTCGCCGACGTCACGCTCCGGTACGTGATGCTGCGCGTCGCCCTCCACACCGACGACCGGCAGACCGCGGAAGCGTACGCGGCGGAGGCGCGGCGCATGCGGAGCGACGGCGCACCCGTCGTCCGGCACTTCGGCACCTGGATGCTGGCGCTGATGGCCGACTTCGAGGGCCGGCCCGACCGCGCCATGGCCGAACTCGACGCGGTGATGACGTCACCGGCCGCGGACCGTCCCGCCTACGCCGGCCTGATCGACCCCGCCGACGCCCCGGTGCTCGTCCGTATGGCGCTGCGCGCAGGCAGGCACGAACGGGCAGCACAGGCGGTCGCCATGGCCGAGAAGCGAGCCGTGCTCAATCCGGACCTCCCGTTCCTCGCCGCCACCGCCGCGCACGCCCGGGGGCTCCTCGACAACGACCTCGCCCCTCTCGTACGGGCCGTCCGGCTGTACGAGGACTGCCCCCGGGTACTGGCCCGGGCGTCGGCGCTGGAGGACGCCGGACGCAAGCTGGCGGCCACCCGCAGGTCCGAGGCCGTGCCGTACTTCGAGACGGCCCTCGCGCTCTATGCGCGAGCGGGCGCCGAACGGGACGTCGCACGGGTGCGGCGGCGCCTGAGGACCGCCGGTGTCCGCCGCCGGCCCTCGGCGGCCGGACTCTCCGATGCATGGCCCGAGTTGACGGCCGCGGAGCTACGGGTGGTACGGCTCGTGGCCCGAGGACTGACCAACCAGCAGGCGGCCGAGCACCTCTCCCTCTCACCGCACACGGTGAGCTCGCACCTGCGTCGGGCCTTCACCAAGCTGGACGTCACCTCGCGAACCGAGCTGACCCGGCTGGTCAGGCATCGTGACGACGGAGAGTAG
- a CDS encoding alpha/beta fold hydrolase, whose amino-acid sequence MPYITVGQENTAPIELYFEDQGAGQPVVLIHGFPLDGRSWERQSAALLDAGYRVITYDRRGFGRSSQPTTGYDYDTFAADLHTVLETLDLNDAVLVGFSMGTGEVARYVSTYGSGRVAKVAFLASLEPCLLKSDDNPDGVAPREFFDGVVAAVKADRYAYYTAFFEDFYNLDENLGSRISEEAVRHSWDTAAGGGFFAASAAPATWYTDFRADIPAVDVPALILHGTADRVLPAEGTARPFHKALPSADYVEIEGAPHGLLWTHAEEVNTALLTFLAK is encoded by the coding sequence ATGCCGTACATCACCGTGGGTCAGGAGAACACCGCCCCCATCGAGCTGTACTTCGAGGACCAGGGAGCCGGGCAGCCGGTGGTCCTCATCCACGGCTTCCCGCTCGACGGCCGTTCCTGGGAGCGGCAGAGCGCCGCGCTGCTCGACGCCGGTTACCGTGTGATCACGTACGACCGGCGGGGCTTCGGGCGGTCCTCGCAGCCGACGACCGGCTACGACTACGACACCTTCGCGGCCGACCTGCACACCGTGCTGGAGACCCTCGACCTGAACGACGCGGTCCTCGTCGGCTTCTCCATGGGCACCGGCGAGGTCGCCCGTTACGTGTCCACCTACGGTTCCGGCCGCGTCGCCAAGGTCGCCTTCCTGGCCTCGCTGGAGCCCTGCCTGCTCAAGAGCGACGACAACCCGGACGGTGTGGCCCCCAGGGAGTTCTTCGACGGGGTCGTCGCCGCCGTGAAGGCCGACCGGTACGCCTACTACACGGCCTTCTTCGAGGACTTCTACAACCTCGACGAGAACCTGGGCAGCCGGATCAGCGAGGAGGCGGTCCGCCACAGCTGGGACACCGCGGCCGGCGGCGGTTTTTTCGCCGCGTCCGCCGCGCCGGCGACCTGGTACACCGACTTCCGTGCCGACATCCCGGCCGTCGACGTGCCCGCGCTGATCCTGCACGGCACGGCCGACCGCGTCCTGCCCGCCGAGGGCACCGCGCGCCCCTTCCACAAGGCGCTGCCGTCGGCCGACTACGTCGAGATCGAGGGCGCCCCGCACGGACTGCTGTGGACCCACGCGGAGGAGGTCAACACCGCCCTCCTCACCTTCCTGGCGAAGTGA
- a CDS encoding LuxR family transcriptional regulator: MSPDRPEEQAVATGLSRPGLRGREAELERLRALVEAVRDGEGGAIALLLGEPGIGKTALLQEAVSIARAHGFLVSHGRAEELHELAPLASLASGLLHGDPPLLSGTDFADLAGHHDQRIWLVERLAQLIEERSAGTPVLIAVDDVQWADPLSRFALSVMPARLLSSPVLWLLTGREDPELYGQGPRTTTLPLRPLSESALAELARDVLGGDVPAQVEELLDGAGGNPFLASETLAGIAASGAEGPEPPERLVLGVRGRLADLRPDTLHFLRIGSVLGRAFSLADAAALSGRPASGLSTEVDEAIAAALLHDDGERLLFRHDLLRQAVYADLAPSVRRALHREAASRLVAAGRSSVDAVPHLLKSAEPGDTEAIGLLGTAAADVLAVMPDLAADLAVRALELVPPRAPLAYDVGERAIVALTRAGRYTQARDTGDALLARQPPLDVFARLQSVLGDTLWHLDDVHELTRRSTAALAAVTDPAIRARLTARQALARSRGSDLAAARETGERALAEAERAGDREARVLALWGLGEIALNAGDCAAAVEHHTALSVFDSAFLPEEAVARIHTDDFDTVRRLLRTAGDTPLRPAMSIWAQGTLNMGLGRLDDADADFVTAERLEADLDVPGNLVNIRVNRGLLALLRGDREAARAHLETVRATVADRPNTGNHATHQYFEAVVADADGDHATAAELVRSVQRDHPFLRWRLLRPHVVQAVRIALRGGDRNLAEDLTAQAAAHAIRNPTVPTSRGTAAHASALVNGDHGLLERAVRLLLTGPRPLPLAAASADLGRALLTSGGAAAAPALTRAHDIYVQAGADAEADRVRADLERATTRPGRRTGRLRPRADQGWDALTASERKVARLIAAGHTNRSAAEALVVSPHTVNTHLVSIFRKLAVRSRVHLARIVLAEDDAGTATGD, from the coding sequence ATGAGCCCCGACCGGCCCGAGGAACAAGCCGTGGCGACGGGCCTGAGCCGGCCCGGACTGCGGGGCCGCGAAGCCGAGCTGGAGCGGCTGCGCGCCCTGGTCGAGGCGGTGCGCGACGGCGAGGGAGGAGCGATCGCGCTGCTCCTGGGCGAGCCCGGGATCGGCAAGACCGCGCTGCTCCAGGAGGCCGTCTCGATCGCACGGGCCCACGGATTCCTCGTCAGCCACGGACGCGCCGAGGAACTGCACGAGCTGGCACCGCTCGCCTCACTGGCCTCGGGCCTCCTGCACGGCGACCCGCCGCTGCTGTCCGGTACGGACTTCGCAGACCTCGCGGGCCACCACGACCAGCGCATCTGGCTCGTCGAACGGCTGGCCCAGCTGATCGAGGAACGCTCGGCGGGCACGCCCGTACTGATCGCCGTCGACGACGTCCAATGGGCCGACCCGCTGAGCCGGTTCGCCCTGAGCGTCATGCCGGCACGGCTGCTCAGCTCCCCGGTCCTCTGGCTGCTCACGGGCAGGGAGGACCCGGAACTGTACGGGCAGGGGCCGCGGACGACGACCCTCCCGCTGCGGCCGCTGTCGGAGTCGGCCCTGGCCGAGCTGGCACGCGACGTCCTCGGCGGGGACGTGCCGGCGCAGGTCGAGGAGCTCCTCGACGGGGCGGGCGGCAACCCCTTCCTCGCGTCCGAGACGCTCGCGGGCATCGCGGCGTCGGGCGCGGAGGGGCCGGAACCGCCCGAGCGGCTGGTCCTCGGCGTACGCGGCCGACTGGCCGACCTCCGGCCGGACACCCTGCACTTCCTGCGGATCGGCTCGGTACTCGGCCGCGCGTTCTCGCTCGCCGACGCCGCCGCCCTGTCCGGCCGGCCCGCCTCCGGACTCAGCACCGAAGTGGACGAGGCGATCGCCGCCGCCCTCCTCCACGACGACGGCGAACGCCTCCTGTTCCGCCACGACCTGCTCCGCCAGGCGGTGTACGCCGACCTCGCCCCCTCCGTACGCCGGGCGCTGCACCGGGAGGCCGCGAGCCGGCTCGTCGCGGCGGGCCGGAGCTCCGTCGACGCCGTCCCGCACCTGCTGAAGAGCGCCGAACCCGGCGACACGGAGGCGATCGGACTGCTCGGCACGGCCGCCGCGGACGTGCTCGCCGTGATGCCCGACCTCGCCGCCGACCTGGCCGTACGCGCCCTGGAACTCGTACCGCCCCGTGCGCCCCTGGCGTACGACGTGGGAGAACGGGCCATCGTCGCGCTGACCCGCGCGGGCCGGTACACCCAGGCACGGGACACCGGCGACGCGCTGCTCGCCCGGCAGCCGCCCCTCGACGTCTTCGCCCGTCTGCAGTCCGTACTCGGCGACACGCTGTGGCACCTCGACGACGTCCACGAGCTGACCCGCCGCTCGACGGCGGCGCTGGCGGCCGTCACCGACCCGGCGATCCGCGCCCGCCTGACCGCACGGCAGGCCCTGGCCCGGTCCCGCGGGAGCGACCTCGCGGCCGCCCGCGAGACCGGCGAACGGGCACTCGCCGAGGCGGAGCGGGCCGGTGACCGGGAGGCCCGCGTCCTCGCGCTGTGGGGTCTCGGCGAGATCGCCCTCAACGCGGGCGACTGCGCCGCGGCCGTCGAACACCACACGGCGCTGAGCGTTTTCGACTCGGCCTTCCTTCCCGAAGAGGCCGTCGCCCGGATCCACACGGACGACTTCGACACCGTACGGCGACTGCTCCGGACGGCGGGCGACACCCCCCTGCGCCCCGCCATGTCGATCTGGGCCCAGGGAACCCTGAACATGGGGCTCGGCCGGCTCGACGACGCGGACGCCGACTTCGTCACCGCCGAGCGGCTCGAAGCGGACCTCGATGTGCCCGGCAACCTGGTCAACATCCGCGTCAACCGCGGCCTCCTCGCGTTGCTGCGCGGCGACCGCGAGGCCGCGCGGGCACACCTGGAGACCGTACGGGCGACCGTGGCCGATCGGCCGAACACCGGTAACCACGCCACGCACCAGTACTTCGAGGCCGTCGTCGCCGATGCCGACGGCGACCACGCGACAGCGGCCGAACTCGTCCGGTCCGTGCAGCGCGACCACCCCTTCCTCCGGTGGCGGCTGCTGCGCCCCCATGTCGTCCAGGCCGTGCGGATCGCCCTGCGCGGCGGGGACCGGAACCTGGCCGAGGACCTCACGGCCCAGGCCGCCGCACACGCCATCCGCAACCCCACCGTGCCGACCTCCCGGGGGACGGCCGCCCACGCGTCCGCTCTGGTGAACGGCGACCACGGACTCCTGGAGCGCGCGGTCCGCCTCCTCCTCACCGGCCCCCGGCCGCTGCCCCTCGCCGCCGCGTCCGCCGACCTCGGGCGCGCGCTGCTGACCTCGGGCGGCGCCGCCGCGGCACCCGCCCTGACCAGGGCGCACGACATCTACGTCCAGGCCGGGGCCGACGCGGAGGCCGACCGGGTCCGGGCCGATCTGGAACGGGCCACAACCCGCCCCGGCCGGCGCACCGGACGCCTCCGGCCACGCGCCGACCAGGGCTGGGACGCGCTCACGGCCTCGGAACGCAAGGTGGCCCGGCTGATCGCCGCGGGCCACACCAACCGGTCGGCCGCAGAGGCCCTCGTCGTCTCCCCGCACACGGTCAACACCCATCTGGTGTCGATCTTCCGCAAGCTCGCGGTGCGCTCACGGGTCCACCTGGCCCGGATCGTCCTCGCGGAGGACGACGCCGGAACGGCCACCGGCGACTGA